Genomic segment of Octadecabacter arcticus 238:
GTAGACAATTATACTGGCGGAAACGGCGTCGACACACTGACGCTGGAATTTACTGCAGAGGAATATTCGAGTCAGGCGGTCCAAGACAACATCGGCGACTATCTGGTGTTTTTGGCTGACAACACCAATCTTAATTCTGAAGTGTATAAATTCACGGCCTTTAAACTTTCAGCAACCGAATTTGAAACGCTGAAAGTGTTTGTTGACGACGTCGAGCTTGATTTGTCCGGCGACCCACAAATGGAACCAATCCTGCCAGTTGATTTGTCCGATCTCGGCCAAGGCGCAGGCAACGACGCGCGTGGCTTTGTGATAAACGGGGCGTCTGTCGGGGATCAATCTGGCTTCTCAGTCAGCTCCCTTGGTGATGTAAACGGCGATGGACTTGATGACCTTATAGTCGGGGCACCGTCTGCTAATGGCGAAGATTCTGGCGAGAGTTATGTTATTTTTGGCAAGACCGACGGTAACGCAGTGGACCTCGGAAAGGTCGCGGAGGGCAACGGTGGCTTCGTAATATCAGGGGCGAATAGTCTTGATGCGGCAGGCTTCTCAGTCAGCTCTGCTGGTGACGTGAACGGCGATGGGTACTTAGATTTGATCATCGGTGCCCCAGGAGTCCAAGGCAAATATAGCCCAAGCTGTGGCGGTGAAAGCTATTACAGCACCGAACACGGTGAAGACACTGGCGCGAGTTATGTGGTCTTTGGCAGAGCGGAAAGTGTCGCAGTGGACCTTAGCCAGATCGAGGCACATGGCTTCGTGATCAATGGGGTGTCAGAGTTTGATGCGGCTGGATTCTCAGTCAGCGCTGCTGGCGACGTAAACAACGATGGGTTTGATGATTTGATCGTCGGGGCTCCAGTCGCCGAAGGGAACGCTGCGAATTCTGGCGTTAGCTACGTCGTCTATGGCAAGGCTGACAATACTGCGATTGATCTCTCTGAAATCGTTGGGCATGGCTTCGAAATTAACGGCGTGTCCACAGACGATCAATCGGGCTACTCGGTTGGCTCTGCAGGTGACGTAAACAACGATGGGTTTGATGATCTGATCGTTGGGGCACCAAATGCTGATGGCAAAGCCGAGAATTCTGGCGCAAGCTACGTGGTCTTTGGTAAATCCGATGACGACGCTGTTGATCTCTCAACTCTCGAAGAGAACGGGACTGGCTTCGTGATCAACGGCTCGTCTAAGGGGGATCAATTCGGCTTCTCGGTCAGCACTGCTGGTGACATGAACGGCGATGGGTTTGACGACCTGATCATCGGGGCTCCGGCTGCTGACGGTAGCGTTGATAACTCTGGCGTAAATTATGTCGTCTATGGCAAAGCCGATAGCGGTGCTGTGGACCTTTCAGCGATTGCGGAAGGTGTTGGCGGTTTCGTGATTAATGGTACGTCCGGAGGGGACGGGTTTGGAACGTCTGTCAGCGCCGCAGGTGACGTGAATGGTGATGGGTTCGATGACTTGATTGTTGGTGCCCCTCATGCCGACAGCGTCACCACGCTTCATACCGACGGGCCGGCGTCAGGGGGTAAAGGTCCCTTCACCGAAAATTGGGACCAGTTTGGTCCGCCCGAACCAGTCCCAAATAGTGGCGGTGCAAGCAAAGTGGATTCTGGTGTGAGCTATGTCATCTTTGGCGGTCCGGATGTGCTCATCTTTAATGAAGACACCAATGACAATAGCGCAACGACCGGCCACACCGATCATACTGCCAATCTCGCCGGTATTCACGAATTTGCTGCGCTCGCCGCCCCCAGCGAAAATTTCGAAGGGTTTTTCCTAGAGGGCGAAAACCAGCCGCTTGGGTCCGACTTTGGATTCTCTGGCGGGCAAGTCTGGATCGCAGAAGACCACGTATTCTAATTAAGAAGACCATAGAAATATCGGGCGGGAAATTCTCCTCGCCCGATATATATAACGCGCATGTTGCAATTCTTCATCGGCCTAACATGCGGAGAGCGGCTTGCTGACTAAACCGAAAGTGTTTCTTGAACTATTCAAGAAACAACCCAAATCAGACATTTTCGAGGAATGCACGATTTTGGATACCAAGCCTCGCAGGCGTGATTTTCAATCTGCGCTGCCCTTTCACGTTGTGAGTTTAATTTGACCCCGTCTCGTTCCGGATGAACAGCGCGATATGTGCCGTGTTGCACGTGTTTGGGCCAAACTGACCATCAAAAACCGCCGAAGCGGGGTAGTAGGGTGGAATGCTTTCATCGCTATATCCGTCGTGATCATATCGCGCCGCGTGTTTTTGTGCGTCGCGCAACAGCAGAAATCTGCATCGTCTCAGCCGCTCTGCCGCAGATGCGGGTTGGTTATATTGATGGTGGCAACGATGCTGTTGCGCATCGGCTGGACCGAATCGGTGTCGCTGTTACCGACCTGTCCGACGTGCCGCTGAGCGACGTAACGCTTACAGCCTGTGACACCTTGGTGGTTGGTAATCTTGCGATGAAATTCCACGCTGGCCTGGCTGGCGCGATGCCACGGATTCACGACTGAGTGCGGCCGGTTGACCGTTGGCCGTTGTGACGTTGAATATATTTTCCTTGTCCATCGTTAAGGTGCTGGGCATTGGCTATCCCGCGTTCCCGCTGGTTTTTTCTGTGCGCGGGGATGAACTGCCGCAACCGGATTTCTCGGTTGGGGCGATCTTAATTCTGGCCGCCATGAATTGGATCGTTTTGCGGCCCCGCGCAGCTTAACGCGCAAAATTTATGCAACATAATCATACGGCTTGAAAGTGTTTGTCACATCCCTAAAGTGGAGCATGCAATTATGGACCAATGGGAGGACCTAACTATGAAATTCTTTAAAACACTCGCGGCTGCAACGCTGGTTGTGGCAGCTCCCGCCTTTGCGCAAGAGCAGCTTTCGGTCGCCACTGGCGGTACTGGCGGCGTCTATTATCCAATGGGTGGCGGTCTTGCTGAGATCATCAACAACCATGTCGACGGTTATGCAGCGACTGCAGAAGTCACTGGCGCGTCGGTCGAAAACATGGGCCTGATTGCGACGGGCGATGCGGACGTCGCGTTGGCGTTGGCGGATACGGTCCTGCAAGCCTATGAGGGATCTGGCCGATTTGAAGGTCAGCAGTTACCAATGGTTCGCGCGATCGGCGTTGCCTATGCCAACATGGTGCAAATCGTGACGTTGGACGGCAGCGGCATCAATTCGCTTGAAGACATGGTCGGCAAGCGCATTTCAATCGGCGCGCCGGGGTCGGGCACCGAGGTGAACGCCGAACAAATCCTGTCAGCCAATGGCATTTCCTATGATGACATCGATGAGCAGCGTCTGAACTTCAACGAAACCGCAGATGCGCTTGCGAACGGCGACATCGACGCGGGCTTCTGGTCGGTAGGCGCGCCAACGTCGTCGATCCTGAACCTTGCGACGACGAATAACATTGTGATGATCGAACTTGGTGCGGATGAACTGGCGGCGGCTGACGCTGCCAATCCGGTCTTTGCGGTAACGACGCTTGTGGGCGGCACATATAGTGGCGTGGACATGGATATTTCGGTGATCGGTGTGCCAAACGTTTTGGTCGTATCGTCGGAAATGTCTGAAGATCTGGCCTATGCGATCACCAGTGCGATGTTTGAGAACATCGCGGAACTTCAGGCCGTTCACCCTGCTGCAAACCAGACAACAGTCGAACTGGCTTTGTCTGCCTCACCGATCCCGCTGCACCCCGGTGCGATCCGCTACTTTGAGGAAATCGGTGCGACGGTTCCAGACGCCCTGCGCCCGTGACACGATCTGTGGGAGGGGGGCTTTGTGCCCTCCTCCTGACTATTTCTGCGACAGTTGCGCAATCGGGTAGCCTGATCGCGACCCAAGTGGACACTGGCACGGTTCTTGCAGTGTTTGACGTGCCCGAAGGGTCTGGTTGGTGTGTGCTTTGGCACCACTCTGTCCAAGGGTTCGAGGTGGCGGATTGCTATGAAAACCGCGAAGGCAGAATGGTTTTGGTCCGCTCTCACCAGCCGGATTTTGCGGCCGGGCTTGGTCATATTCCGGGTCGT
This window contains:
- a CDS encoding DUF1850 domain-containing protein, with product MTRSVGGGLCALLLTISATVAQSGSLIATQVDTGTVLAVFDVPEGSGWCVLWHHSVQGFEVADCYENREGRMVLVRSHQPDFAAGLGHIPGRGVQMSDGQGGYWIEGIDEPVPNDAYILRPGVGFVDHQIRANGMEISLSALAPRARVRIALTGN
- a CDS encoding TAXI family TRAP transporter solute-binding subunit produces the protein MKFFKTLAAATLVVAAPAFAQEQLSVATGGTGGVYYPMGGGLAEIINNHVDGYAATAEVTGASVENMGLIATGDADVALALADTVLQAYEGSGRFEGQQLPMVRAIGVAYANMVQIVTLDGSGINSLEDMVGKRISIGAPGSGTEVNAEQILSANGISYDDIDEQRLNFNETADALANGDIDAGFWSVGAPTSSILNLATTNNIVMIELGADELAAADAANPVFAVTTLVGGTYSGVDMDISVIGVPNVLVVSSEMSEDLAYAITSAMFENIAELQAVHPAANQTTVELALSASPIPLHPGAIRYFEEIGATVPDALRP
- a CDS encoding beta strand repeat-containing protein, which encodes MNPSGADTITVGDGGNIVIAGEGSNTVATGDGRDKITTGDGIDTIATGGGDDVVYAGGGANTIATGAGNDIVFTGSGIDIIATGSGDDRINIKGGTDIIAAGAGNDTLIADFSAATGAVTISALTGAFSAGYAGTVSGLGEATYAGVENFEITSGRFNDAIITGDGADIVRSGGGSDTVMAGGGVDNVVYTRALKATADVDNYTGGNGVDTLTLEFTAEEYSSQAVQDNIGDYLVFLADNTNLNSEVYKFTAFKLSATEFETLKVFVDDVELDLSGDPQMEPILPVDLSDLGQGAGNDARGFVINGASVGDQSGFSVSSLGDVNGDGLDDLIVGAPSANGEDSGESYVIFGKTDGNAVDLGKVAEGNGGFVISGANSLDAAGFSVSSAGDVNGDGYLDLIIGAPGVQGKYSPSCGGESYYSTEHGEDTGASYVVFGRAESVAVDLSQIEAHGFVINGVSEFDAAGFSVSAAGDVNNDGFDDLIVGAPVAEGNAANSGVSYVVYGKADNTAIDLSEIVGHGFEINGVSTDDQSGYSVGSAGDVNNDGFDDLIVGAPNADGKAENSGASYVVFGKSDDDAVDLSTLEENGTGFVINGSSKGDQFGFSVSTAGDMNGDGFDDLIIGAPAADGSVDNSGVNYVVYGKADSGAVDLSAIAEGVGGFVINGTSGGDGFGTSVSAAGDVNGDGFDDLIVGAPHADSVTTLHTDGPASGGKGPFTENWDQFGPPEPVPNSGGASKVDSGVSYVIFGGPDVLIFNEDTNDNSATTGHTDHTANLAGIHEFAALAAPSENFEGFFLEGENQPLGSDFGFSGGQVWIAEDHVF